From Cannabis sativa cultivar Pink pepper isolate KNU-18-1 chromosome 8, ASM2916894v1, whole genome shotgun sequence, a single genomic window includes:
- the LOC115699152 gene encoding WPP domain-interacting tail-anchored protein 2 isoform X3 yields the protein MMEEKLIDTEGSLRQTQLQISDVKIQSSKLQRTVLAFTHENWKNCIVEVSEHGLLSNINAQSNLQMAGQRHILKMLEKSLARELDLEKRLTESRKSEEELKHKLHYTEQVAFRMEETAQVVWGRFLEAENSVVVLKGTSHELLGRIQLAHFNLNSMVQRENEMKCKYQDCVEDLKKKDAALQSFKIRTAENSAIDAELSNLRETLKLLEEKVKESELHLSNEKATNSSSEAKIRELENVIESFRESTDVADTRAESAELKVAELTGTNVELTEELNFLKGSASKAEKKVGVLEKQLREAEIQLQNAKAVSEASQEQQNMLYSAIWDMETLIEDLKSKVAKAENKTDDAEEHCIILSETNSELTKELSILRERIEYLEESLEQATRSKVESANDINVKTKFIMDLVVQLGKEREHLEKQLNLLTKENKTMAVKLGMTVKDASVGYNSNNDDDKDLPSLTNNLSNNDSCAKSSLEAVKDSVGQSFQLDETHEASSSSDNDVRNSNSVNSGVDIVSKLEVSNVVSSTRCLNLKYVFVVAMFVSLLIVSAMYLLNQTLPISLIFFV from the exons ATGATGGAGGAGAAGTTGATTGACACTGAAGGATCTTTGAGACAGACTCAACTTCAGATATCAGATGTCAAGATTCAGTCATCTAAGTTGCAGAGAACTGTTCTTGCTTTTACACATGAAAATT GGAAAAACTGCATTGTCGAGGTATCTGAACATGGTCTGCTGTCAAATATAAATGCCCAATCGAATCTGCAGATGGCTGGACAAAGACATATTCTAAAGATGCTAGAGAAATCACTAGCAAGGGAGCTAGATCTTGAGAAGAGGTTAACAGAATCAAGAAAAAGTGAGGAAGAACTAAAACACAAGCTACATTACACTGAGCAGGTAGCGTTTCGCATGGAAGAAACTGCTCAAGTAGTTTGGGGAAGGTTTCTAGAGGCTGAGAATTCAGTTGTGGTGCTCAAGGGAACTTCTCACGAATTATTAGGTCGAATCCAACTTGctcattttaatttaaatagcaTGGTTCAACGAGAAAATGAGATGAAATGTAAGTACCAAGATTGTGTAGAAGACCTTAAGAAAAAAGATGCAGCCTTACAAAGTTTCAAGATCAGGACTGCTGAAAATAGTGCCATTGATGCTGAACTCTCCAATTTGAGGGAGACACTGAAGCTTCTGGAGGAAAAGGTTAAAGAATCAGAGCTCCATCTGAGCAATGAAAAGGCCACAAACAGTTCAAGTGAAGCGAAAATAAGGGAATTGGAAAATGTAATTGAATCATTCAGAGAAAGTACTGATGTAGCAGACACTAGAGCTGAAAGTGCAGAGCTCAAAGTTGCAGAGTTGACTGGAACAAATGTTGAACTAACAGAAGAGCTTAATTTTCTGAAAGGAAGTGCTAGTAAGGCAGAGAAAAAGGTTGGTGTTCTTGAGAAGCAACTGAGAGAAGCTGAGATCCAATTACAGAACGCAAAGGCAGTGTCTGAAGCAAGTCAAGAGCAACAGAATATGCTGTATTCTGCAATATGGGATATGGAGACTTtaattgaagatttgaaatCAAAGGTTGCAAAGGCTGAAAACAAGACTGATGATGCAGAGGAGCATTGTATTATCTTATCCGAAACTAATTCAGAACTCACTAAAGAACTGAGTATTCTTAGAGAAAGAATAGAGTACTTGGAGGAATCGTTGGAGCAAGCTACAAGGTCAAAAGTTGAAAGTGCAAATGATATTAATGTCAAGACTAAATTCATAATGGATTTGGTAGTGCAActagggaaagagagagagcacCTTGAGAAGCAG TTAAATCTCTTAACAAAGGAGAACAAAACTATGGCTGTGAAGCTGGGTATGACAGTGAAGGATGCCTCGGTCGGGTACAACAGCAATAATGATGATGACAAAGATCTTCCTTCCTTGACAAATAATTTAAGCAACAATGATTCTTGTGCAAAATCATCCTTGGAAGCTGTGAAAGATTCTGTTGGTCAAAGTTTCCAG TTGGATGAAACACATGAAGCTTCTTCCTCATCAGATAATGATGTCAGGAACTCCAATTCTGTAAATAGTGGTGTTGATATAGTTTCAAAGCTTGAGGTCTCAAATGTTGTGTCGTCCACTAGATGCTTGAACCTAAAATATGTATTTGTTGTGGCAATGTTTGTATCACTACTTATAGTCTCAGCTATGTATTTGCTTAACCAAACCTTACCTAtttcattgattttttttgtgTGA
- the LOC115699152 gene encoding WPP domain-interacting tail-anchored protein 2 isoform X2, translating into MEDYASTVNIDSSDSSKETEMVELENCMEVLTKLDLDLAYSSEKLVNLHGLLMNLLAQENELETIAVENNYISEEFMEKALVFNLLSSILDSEVRELDSFMVSLQEEIVDAHKKKSSCRNLKEQFTMMEEKLIDTEGSLRQTQLQISDVKIQSSKLQRTVLAFTHENWKNCIVEVSEHGLLSNINAQSNLQMAGQRHILKMLEKSLARELDLEKRLTESRKSEEELKHKLHYTEQVAFRMEETAQVVWGRFLEAENSVVVLKGTSHELLGRIQLAHFNLNSMVQRENEMKCKYQDCVEDLKKKDAALQSFKIRTAENSAIDAELSNLRETLKLLEEKVKESELHLSNEKATNSSSEAKIRELENVIESFRESTDVADTRAESAELKVAELTGTNVELTEELNFLKGSASKAEKKVGVLEKQLREAEIQLQNAKAVSEASQEQQNMLYSAIWDMETLIEDLKSKVAKAENKTDDAEEHCIILSETNSELTKELSILRERIEYLEESLEQATRSKVESANDINVKTKFIMDLVVQLGKEREHLEKQLNLLTKENKTMAVKLGMTVKDASVGYNSNNDDDKDLPSLTNNLSNNDSCAKSSLEAVKDSVGQSFQAVG; encoded by the exons ATGGAGGATTATGCCAGTACTGTCAATATTGACAGTTCAGATTCATCTAAAGAAACAGAGATGGTGGAATTAGAAAACTGCATGGAAGTTTTAACAAAACTAGACTTGGACTTGGCATATTCTTCTGAGAAATTAGTAAATCTTCATGGACTACTGATGAACCTTTTGGCACAAGAAAATGAGCTTGAAACAATAGCAGTGGAGAATAACTATATCTCAGAAGAATTTATGGAGAAGGCACTGGTATTTAATCTCTTATCTAGTATTTTAGATTCTGAGGTAAGAGAATTGGACAGTTTCATGGTTAGTCTCCAAGAAGAAATTGTTGAtgcacataaaaaaaaatcttcatgCAGAAACTTGAAAGAACAATTTACCATGATGGAGGAGAAGTTGATTGACACTGAAGGATCTTTGAGACAGACTCAACTTCAGATATCAGATGTCAAGATTCAGTCATCTAAGTTGCAGAGAACTGTTCTTGCTTTTACACATGAAAATT GGAAAAACTGCATTGTCGAGGTATCTGAACATGGTCTGCTGTCAAATATAAATGCCCAATCGAATCTGCAGATGGCTGGACAAAGACATATTCTAAAGATGCTAGAGAAATCACTAGCAAGGGAGCTAGATCTTGAGAAGAGGTTAACAGAATCAAGAAAAAGTGAGGAAGAACTAAAACACAAGCTACATTACACTGAGCAGGTAGCGTTTCGCATGGAAGAAACTGCTCAAGTAGTTTGGGGAAGGTTTCTAGAGGCTGAGAATTCAGTTGTGGTGCTCAAGGGAACTTCTCACGAATTATTAGGTCGAATCCAACTTGctcattttaatttaaatagcaTGGTTCAACGAGAAAATGAGATGAAATGTAAGTACCAAGATTGTGTAGAAGACCTTAAGAAAAAAGATGCAGCCTTACAAAGTTTCAAGATCAGGACTGCTGAAAATAGTGCCATTGATGCTGAACTCTCCAATTTGAGGGAGACACTGAAGCTTCTGGAGGAAAAGGTTAAAGAATCAGAGCTCCATCTGAGCAATGAAAAGGCCACAAACAGTTCAAGTGAAGCGAAAATAAGGGAATTGGAAAATGTAATTGAATCATTCAGAGAAAGTACTGATGTAGCAGACACTAGAGCTGAAAGTGCAGAGCTCAAAGTTGCAGAGTTGACTGGAACAAATGTTGAACTAACAGAAGAGCTTAATTTTCTGAAAGGAAGTGCTAGTAAGGCAGAGAAAAAGGTTGGTGTTCTTGAGAAGCAACTGAGAGAAGCTGAGATCCAATTACAGAACGCAAAGGCAGTGTCTGAAGCAAGTCAAGAGCAACAGAATATGCTGTATTCTGCAATATGGGATATGGAGACTTtaattgaagatttgaaatCAAAGGTTGCAAAGGCTGAAAACAAGACTGATGATGCAGAGGAGCATTGTATTATCTTATCCGAAACTAATTCAGAACTCACTAAAGAACTGAGTATTCTTAGAGAAAGAATAGAGTACTTGGAGGAATCGTTGGAGCAAGCTACAAGGTCAAAAGTTGAAAGTGCAAATGATATTAATGTCAAGACTAAATTCATAATGGATTTGGTAGTGCAActagggaaagagagagagcacCTTGAGAAGCAG TTAAATCTCTTAACAAAGGAGAACAAAACTATGGCTGTGAAGCTGGGTATGACAGTGAAGGATGCCTCGGTCGGGTACAACAGCAATAATGATGATGACAAAGATCTTCCTTCCTTGACAAATAATTTAAGCAACAATGATTCTTGTGCAAAATCATCCTTGGAAGCTGTGAAAGATTCTGTTGGTCAAAGTTTCCAGGCAG TTGGATGA
- the LOC115699154 gene encoding uncharacterized protein LOC115699154 isoform X2, which yields MWVSLHLVKLGKLKGRETIMRMILLLFVLESDCGAFVATFVEYFIEGKNIPADFDVEEYRLRLSVLPYKFGLMKQIDNVESELESPPKSPKKTKAKAKGKARAKAK from the exons ATGTGGGTGAGCCTTCATCTGGTGAAGCTAGGAAAGCTAAAAGGAAGAGAAACGATAATGAGgatgattttgttgttgttcgTCCTAGAAAG TGATTGTGGTGCGTTTGTTGCTACTTTTGTTGAGTATTTCATTGAGGGAAAGAATATTCCAGCTGACTTCGATGTTGAGGAGTATCGCCTTAGGCTTTCTGTGTTGCCATACAAGTTTGGACTTATGAAACAGATTGACAATGTTGAAAGTGAGCTAGAAAGCCCACCTAAATCTCCAAAGAAGACGAAGGCAAAAGCTAAAGGGAAAGCGAGGGCAAAAGCGAAGTGA
- the LOC115699152 gene encoding WPP domain-interacting tail-anchored protein 2 isoform X1, translating into MEDYASTVNIDSSDSSKETEMVELENCMEVLTKLDLDLAYSSEKLVNLHGLLMNLLAQENELETIAVENNYISEEFMEKALVFNLLSSILDSEVRELDSFMVSLQEEIVDAHKKKSSCRNLKEQFTMMEEKLIDTEGSLRQTQLQISDVKIQSSKLQRTVLAFTHENWKNCIVEVSEHGLLSNINAQSNLQMAGQRHILKMLEKSLARELDLEKRLTESRKSEEELKHKLHYTEQVAFRMEETAQVVWGRFLEAENSVVVLKGTSHELLGRIQLAHFNLNSMVQRENEMKCKYQDCVEDLKKKDAALQSFKIRTAENSAIDAELSNLRETLKLLEEKVKESELHLSNEKATNSSSEAKIRELENVIESFRESTDVADTRAESAELKVAELTGTNVELTEELNFLKGSASKAEKKVGVLEKQLREAEIQLQNAKAVSEASQEQQNMLYSAIWDMETLIEDLKSKVAKAENKTDDAEEHCIILSETNSELTKELSILRERIEYLEESLEQATRSKVESANDINVKTKFIMDLVVQLGKEREHLEKQLNLLTKENKTMAVKLGMTVKDASVGYNSNNDDDKDLPSLTNNLSNNDSCAKSSLEAVKDSVGQSFQLDETHEASSSSDNDVRNSNSVNSGVDIVSKLEVSNVVSSTRCLNLKYVFVVAMFVSLLIVSAMYLLNQTLPISLIFFV; encoded by the exons ATGGAGGATTATGCCAGTACTGTCAATATTGACAGTTCAGATTCATCTAAAGAAACAGAGATGGTGGAATTAGAAAACTGCATGGAAGTTTTAACAAAACTAGACTTGGACTTGGCATATTCTTCTGAGAAATTAGTAAATCTTCATGGACTACTGATGAACCTTTTGGCACAAGAAAATGAGCTTGAAACAATAGCAGTGGAGAATAACTATATCTCAGAAGAATTTATGGAGAAGGCACTGGTATTTAATCTCTTATCTAGTATTTTAGATTCTGAGGTAAGAGAATTGGACAGTTTCATGGTTAGTCTCCAAGAAGAAATTGTTGAtgcacataaaaaaaaatcttcatgCAGAAACTTGAAAGAACAATTTACCATGATGGAGGAGAAGTTGATTGACACTGAAGGATCTTTGAGACAGACTCAACTTCAGATATCAGATGTCAAGATTCAGTCATCTAAGTTGCAGAGAACTGTTCTTGCTTTTACACATGAAAATT GGAAAAACTGCATTGTCGAGGTATCTGAACATGGTCTGCTGTCAAATATAAATGCCCAATCGAATCTGCAGATGGCTGGACAAAGACATATTCTAAAGATGCTAGAGAAATCACTAGCAAGGGAGCTAGATCTTGAGAAGAGGTTAACAGAATCAAGAAAAAGTGAGGAAGAACTAAAACACAAGCTACATTACACTGAGCAGGTAGCGTTTCGCATGGAAGAAACTGCTCAAGTAGTTTGGGGAAGGTTTCTAGAGGCTGAGAATTCAGTTGTGGTGCTCAAGGGAACTTCTCACGAATTATTAGGTCGAATCCAACTTGctcattttaatttaaatagcaTGGTTCAACGAGAAAATGAGATGAAATGTAAGTACCAAGATTGTGTAGAAGACCTTAAGAAAAAAGATGCAGCCTTACAAAGTTTCAAGATCAGGACTGCTGAAAATAGTGCCATTGATGCTGAACTCTCCAATTTGAGGGAGACACTGAAGCTTCTGGAGGAAAAGGTTAAAGAATCAGAGCTCCATCTGAGCAATGAAAAGGCCACAAACAGTTCAAGTGAAGCGAAAATAAGGGAATTGGAAAATGTAATTGAATCATTCAGAGAAAGTACTGATGTAGCAGACACTAGAGCTGAAAGTGCAGAGCTCAAAGTTGCAGAGTTGACTGGAACAAATGTTGAACTAACAGAAGAGCTTAATTTTCTGAAAGGAAGTGCTAGTAAGGCAGAGAAAAAGGTTGGTGTTCTTGAGAAGCAACTGAGAGAAGCTGAGATCCAATTACAGAACGCAAAGGCAGTGTCTGAAGCAAGTCAAGAGCAACAGAATATGCTGTATTCTGCAATATGGGATATGGAGACTTtaattgaagatttgaaatCAAAGGTTGCAAAGGCTGAAAACAAGACTGATGATGCAGAGGAGCATTGTATTATCTTATCCGAAACTAATTCAGAACTCACTAAAGAACTGAGTATTCTTAGAGAAAGAATAGAGTACTTGGAGGAATCGTTGGAGCAAGCTACAAGGTCAAAAGTTGAAAGTGCAAATGATATTAATGTCAAGACTAAATTCATAATGGATTTGGTAGTGCAActagggaaagagagagagcacCTTGAGAAGCAG TTAAATCTCTTAACAAAGGAGAACAAAACTATGGCTGTGAAGCTGGGTATGACAGTGAAGGATGCCTCGGTCGGGTACAACAGCAATAATGATGATGACAAAGATCTTCCTTCCTTGACAAATAATTTAAGCAACAATGATTCTTGTGCAAAATCATCCTTGGAAGCTGTGAAAGATTCTGTTGGTCAAAGTTTCCAG TTGGATGAAACACATGAAGCTTCTTCCTCATCAGATAATGATGTCAGGAACTCCAATTCTGTAAATAGTGGTGTTGATATAGTTTCAAAGCTTGAGGTCTCAAATGTTGTGTCGTCCACTAGATGCTTGAACCTAAAATATGTATTTGTTGTGGCAATGTTTGTATCACTACTTATAGTCTCAGCTATGTATTTGCTTAACCAAACCTTACCTAtttcattgattttttttgtgTGA
- the LOC115699154 gene encoding uncharacterized protein LOC115699154 isoform X1 encodes MLSLFFSLLGVYDELPYTLPASVNPVAPFPIVNAEVLPEQVDNDCGAFVATFVEYFIEGKNIPADFDVEEYRLRLSVLPYKFGLMKQIDNVESELESPPKSPKKTKAKAKGKARAKAK; translated from the exons ATGTTGTCATTGTTTTTCTCTCTGCTGGGTGTTTATGATGAGCTTCCTTATACCTTACCAGCATCTGTGAATCCTGTTGCACCTTTCCCTATTGTCAATGCTGAAGTACTTCCTGAACAAGTGGATAA TGATTGTGGTGCGTTTGTTGCTACTTTTGTTGAGTATTTCATTGAGGGAAAGAATATTCCAGCTGACTTCGATGTTGAGGAGTATCGCCTTAGGCTTTCTGTGTTGCCATACAAGTTTGGACTTATGAAACAGATTGACAATGTTGAAAGTGAGCTAGAAAGCCCACCTAAATCTCCAAAGAAGACGAAGGCAAAAGCTAAAGGGAAAGCGAGGGCAAAAGCGAAGTGA